The following are encoded together in the Salmonella enterica subsp. enterica serovar Choleraesuis genome:
- the rlmN gene encoding dual-specificity RNA methyltransferase RlmN: protein MSESIAPEMSVTGVANKAEKINLLDLNRTQMREFFASMGEKPFRADQVMKWIYHYCSDDFDEMTDINKVLRGKLKEVAEIRAPEVAEEQRSADGTIKWAIRIADQLVETVYIPEEDRATLCVSSQVGCALECQFCSTAQQGFNRNLRVSEIIGQVWRAAKIIGAQKKTGVRPITNVVMMGMGEPLLNLNNVVPAMEIMLDDFGFGLSKRRVTLSTSGVVPALEKLGDMIDVALAISLHAPTDEIRDQIMPINKKYNIETFLGAVRRYLEKSNANQGRVTVEYVLLDHVNDGTEHAHQLAECLKDTPCKINLIPWNPFPGAPYGRSSNSRIDRFSKVLMSYGFTTIVRKTRGDDIDAACGQLAGEVIDRTKRTMRKRMQGEAIDIKSI from the coding sequence ATGTCTGAATCAATCGCACCTGAAATGTCCGTTACGGGCGTTGCCAACAAAGCCGAAAAAATTAACCTGCTTGATCTTAACCGTACGCAAATGCGTGAGTTTTTTGCCTCTATGGGGGAAAAACCGTTCCGCGCCGATCAGGTTATGAAGTGGATCTATCACTATTGCAGTGATGATTTCGACGAAATGACCGATATCAACAAAGTGCTGCGCGGGAAACTTAAAGAGGTCGCGGAGATACGCGCTCCTGAGGTTGCGGAAGAGCAGCGCTCGGCCGATGGCACCATTAAGTGGGCGATTCGGATTGCCGACCAGCTGGTGGAAACCGTATATATCCCAGAAGAAGATCGCGCCACGCTGTGCGTTTCTTCTCAGGTAGGCTGTGCGCTGGAGTGCCAGTTTTGCTCTACCGCTCAGCAGGGCTTTAACCGCAACCTGCGGGTATCTGAAATTATTGGCCAGGTATGGCGCGCCGCGAAGATTATCGGTGCCCAGAAAAAAACCGGCGTTCGTCCTATCACTAACGTGGTGATGATGGGGATGGGTGAGCCGTTGCTGAACCTCAATAACGTGGTTCCAGCCATGGAAATCATGCTTGATGATTTCGGGTTTGGTCTGTCCAAACGCCGCGTTACGCTGTCTACTTCAGGCGTGGTTCCGGCGCTGGAAAAACTGGGTGATATGATCGACGTGGCGCTGGCGATTTCTCTGCATGCGCCTACCGATGAAATTCGCGATCAAATCATGCCAATCAATAAAAAGTACAATATTGAGACTTTCCTTGGTGCGGTGCGTCGCTACCTTGAAAAGTCGAACGCCAATCAGGGGCGGGTCACGGTAGAGTACGTTCTACTCGATCATGTCAATGACGGCACCGAGCACGCGCACCAGTTGGCGGAATGCCTGAAAGATACGCCATGTAAGATTAACCTGATTCCATGGAACCCGTTCCCGGGTGCGCCTTATGGCCGCAGCTCTAACAGTCGTATCGACCGCTTCTCTAAGGTACTGATGAGCTATGGTTTTACCACTATTGTGCGTAAAACTCGCGGTGATGATATTGATGCCGCCTGTGGTCAGCTGGCCGGTGAGGTTATCGACCGTACCAAGCGTACAATGCGTAAGCGTATGCAGGGTGAAGCTATCGACATAAAATCCATCTAA
- the ispG gene encoding 4-hydroxy-3-methylbut-2-en-1-yl diphosphate synthase (flavodoxin): protein MHNQAPIQRRASKRIYVGNVPIGDGAPIAVQSMTNTRTTDVDATVAQIKALERVGADIVRVSVPTMDAAEAFRLIKQQVNVPLVADIHFDYRIALKVAEYGVDCLRINPGNIGNEERIRQVVDCARDKNIPIRIGVNAGSLEKDLQEKYGEPTPQALLESAMRHVDHLDRLNFENFKVSVKASDVFLAVEAYRLLAKQIVQPLHLGITEAGGARSGSVKSAIGLGLLLSEGIGDTLRVSLAADPVEEIKVGFDILKSLRIRARGINFIACPTCSRQEFDVIGTVNALEQRLEDIITPMDVSIIGCVVNGPGEALVSDLGVTGGNRKSGFYEDGDRKDRLDNNDMIDQLEAKIRAKAAMLDQSRRIDIQHLEK, encoded by the coding sequence ATGCATAATCAGGCCCCTATTCAACGTCGCGCATCAAAGCGGATTTACGTTGGGAATGTGCCAATCGGTGACGGGGCGCCTATTGCCGTCCAGTCTATGACCAACACTCGCACCACTGATGTGGATGCGACGGTGGCCCAGATTAAGGCACTGGAACGCGTCGGCGCAGATATTGTGCGCGTGTCGGTTCCGACTATGGATGCGGCGGAAGCTTTCCGCCTCATCAAGCAGCAGGTTAATGTGCCGCTGGTAGCCGATATTCACTTCGATTATCGCATCGCGCTTAAAGTGGCCGAATACGGGGTTGATTGCCTGCGCATCAACCCCGGCAATATCGGCAATGAAGAGCGCATCCGCCAGGTGGTGGACTGCGCTCGCGATAAAAACATTCCTATCCGTATAGGTGTTAACGCCGGATCGCTGGAGAAAGATCTTCAGGAGAAGTACGGCGAGCCAACGCCTCAGGCCTTGCTGGAATCGGCAATGCGCCACGTCGATCATCTGGACAGACTCAACTTCGAAAACTTCAAAGTCAGCGTTAAGGCTTCTGATGTTTTTCTGGCGGTTGAGGCCTATCGCCTGCTGGCGAAGCAAATTGTTCAGCCTCTGCATCTCGGGATTACCGAAGCCGGCGGCGCTCGTAGCGGTTCGGTGAAGTCTGCAATCGGTCTGGGCCTGCTGCTCTCGGAAGGTATCGGTGATACTTTGCGCGTTTCGCTGGCGGCCGATCCGGTTGAAGAGATAAAGGTCGGATTTGATATTCTGAAATCACTGCGTATTCGCGCGCGTGGTATCAACTTTATCGCCTGCCCGACCTGTTCCCGTCAGGAGTTCGACGTTATCGGAACCGTTAACGCTTTGGAGCAGCGCCTTGAAGACATCATCACACCTATGGATGTTTCCATTATTGGCTGTGTGGTTAACGGGCCAGGCGAAGCGCTGGTTTCCGATCTCGGTGTGACCGGCGGCAATCGCAAGAGCGGTTTCTATGAAGATGGAGATCGCAAAGATCGTCTGGATAACAACGATATGATCGATCAGCTTGAGGCGAAAATTCGCGCTAAAGCCGCTATGCTCGACCAAAGCCGACGTATCGATATCCAGCATCTGGAAAAATAA
- the yfgL gene encoding outer membrane protein assembly factor BamB, whose product MQLRNLFVPGLLTVTLLSGCSLFNSEEDVYKMSPLPEVQNQISPNTLWDTSVGSGIGDFYSNLHPAVQDSVVYAADRKGTVRALNVADGKEVWTVDLSEKTGFFSKNLPALLSGGVTVSGGHVYIGSEKAKVFALNTSDGSIAWQSDVAGEAVSRPTVSDGVVLVHTSNGILQALDENSGAVKWTVNLDMPALSLRGESAPATAYGAAIVGGDNGRVSAVLLQQGQMIWQQRISQATGATEISRLGDVDMTPVIQNGVVYALAYNGNLTALDLRSGQIMWKRELGSVNDLIVDGNNIYVVDQNDRVMAMTTDGGVTLWTQNDLAHRNLTAPALYNGYLVVGDAEGYLHWINNSDGRFVAQEKLDSSGLQTEPVVAEGKLFIQAKDGTLYAISN is encoded by the coding sequence ATGCAATTGCGTAATCTATTTGTACCTGGGCTGCTTACCGTAACACTGCTTAGCGGCTGTTCCCTGTTTAACAGCGAAGAAGATGTTTATAAAATGTCGCCGCTGCCAGAAGTGCAGAACCAGATCTCCCCAAATACTTTGTGGGACACTTCTGTCGGTAGCGGTATTGGTGATTTCTACTCCAATCTGCATCCGGCCGTTCAGGATAGCGTAGTCTACGCAGCCGATCGTAAAGGTACCGTACGCGCACTGAACGTTGCTGATGGTAAAGAGGTGTGGACGGTTGATCTCTCTGAGAAAACCGGCTTCTTCTCTAAAAACCTGCCAGCGCTGCTTTCCGGCGGTGTAACGGTTTCCGGCGGTCACGTATATATCGGCAGTGAAAAGGCAAAAGTATTCGCTCTGAACACCAGTGATGGTTCTATTGCCTGGCAGTCTGATGTAGCCGGTGAAGCGGTATCTCGTCCAACCGTGAGCGATGGCGTTGTGCTGGTTCATACCAGCAACGGTATTCTTCAGGCGCTGGATGAAAACTCCGGTGCCGTTAAGTGGACTGTGAACCTGGATATGCCTGCTCTGTCACTGCGCGGCGAATCCGCTCCAGCTACCGCTTACGGTGCGGCAATTGTCGGTGGCGATAACGGTCGCGTGAGTGCGGTTCTGTTGCAGCAGGGTCAGATGATCTGGCAGCAGCGCATTTCTCAGGCTACCGGCGCTACCGAAATCTCCCGTCTGGGCGATGTAGATATGACGCCTGTCATTCAGAACGGTGTGGTTTATGCGCTGGCATATAACGGCAACCTTACGGCTCTGGATCTGCGTTCCGGCCAGATTATGTGGAAACGCGAACTGGGTTCAGTCAACGATCTGATTGTTGATGGCAACAATATCTATGTGGTTGACCAGAATGACCGCGTGATGGCTATGACAACCGACGGCGGCGTTACCCTGTGGACCCAGAATGACCTGGCACACCGTAATCTGACCGCACCAGCGCTGTATAATGGCTACCTGGTCGTTGGTGATGCTGAAGGTTACCTGCACTGGATTAATAACTCCGATGGCCGTTTTGTGGCTCAGGAGAAACTGGATAGCTCTGGTCTGCAGACCGAGCCAGTGGTTGCGGAAGGCAAACTGTTCATTCAGGCAAAAGACGGCACGCTGTACGCTATCTCGAACTAA
- the hisS gene encoding histidine--tRNA ligase has translation MAKNIQAIRGMNDYLPGETAIWQRLERTLKQVLSGYGYSEIRLPIVEQTPLFKRAIGEVTDVVEKEMYTFEDRNGDSLTLRPEGTAGCVRAGIEHGLLYNQEQRLWYTGPMFRHERPQKGRYRQFHQLGVEVFGLQGPDIDAELIMLIARWWRELGISEHVALELNSIGSLEARANYRDALVAYLEQFKDKLDEDCKRRMYTNPLRVLDSKNPDVQALLNDAPELKDYLDDESREHFAGLCAILDAAGIKYTINQRLVRGLDYYNRTVFEWVTNSLGAQGTVCAGGRYDGLVEQLGGRATPAVGFAMGLERMVLLVQAVNPDFVAEPPVEVYVVSSGAGAQTAALLMAERLRNELPECRVMTNCGGGNFKKQFTRADKWGARVALVLGEDEVASGQVVIKDLRSGEQQSVAQSEAAEHLKTLLG, from the coding sequence GTGGCAAAAAATATCCAAGCCATCCGCGGCATGAACGATTATCTGCCGGGCGAAACTGCCATCTGGCAGCGTCTTGAGCGCACCCTTAAACAGGTGTTGAGCGGTTACGGTTATAGCGAAATCCGTTTGCCGATTGTAGAGCAGACCCCGTTATTCAAACGCGCGATCGGCGAAGTGACCGACGTGGTTGAAAAAGAGATGTACACCTTCGAAGACCGCAACGGCGATAGCCTGACTTTGCGTCCGGAAGGTACCGCGGGCTGCGTGCGCGCCGGGATCGAACATGGTCTGTTGTACAATCAGGAGCAACGGCTGTGGTACACCGGCCCAATGTTCCGCCACGAACGTCCTCAGAAAGGGCGCTATCGTCAATTTCATCAGCTGGGTGTCGAAGTGTTTGGCCTGCAGGGGCCGGATATTGACGCCGAGCTTATTATGCTTATTGCCCGCTGGTGGCGTGAGCTGGGTATTTCCGAGCACGTCGCACTTGAGCTGAACTCTATCGGCTCTCTGGAAGCCCGCGCTAACTATCGTGATGCGCTGGTCGCTTATCTGGAACAGTTTAAAGATAAACTGGACGAAGATTGCAAACGCCGGATGTATACCAACCCGCTGCGCGTGCTGGATTCCAAAAATCCAGATGTGCAGGCCCTGCTGAACGACGCGCCAGAGCTTAAAGATTATCTGGACGACGAATCACGCGAGCACTTTGCAGGTTTGTGCGCCATCCTTGACGCTGCGGGCATCAAGTACACCATAAACCAGCGTCTGGTGCGTGGTCTGGACTACTACAACCGTACCGTGTTTGAGTGGGTGACCAATAGCCTTGGCGCTCAGGGTACCGTTTGTGCCGGCGGCCGTTATGACGGTCTGGTTGAACAACTGGGCGGCCGCGCAACCCCTGCGGTGGGTTTTGCGATGGGTCTGGAGCGTATGGTTCTGCTGGTGCAGGCCGTTAACCCGGATTTCGTTGCTGAGCCTCCGGTTGAGGTTTATGTCGTTTCCTCTGGCGCAGGCGCGCAAACTGCCGCGTTATTAATGGCCGAACGCCTGCGTAATGAGCTACCGGAATGCCGCGTGATGACCAACTGCGGCGGCGGTAACTTTAAGAAACAGTTTACCCGCGCTGACAAGTGGGGAGCCCGAGTGGCGCTGGTTCTGGGCGAAGATGAAGTCGCATCAGGCCAGGTAGTTATCAAAGATCTGCGTTCTGGTGAGCAGCAAAGCGTTGCTCAGTCTGAAGCGGCAGAACACCTGAAAACGCTGTTGGGTTAA
- the rodZ gene encoding cytoskeleton protein RodZ: MNTEATHENNAAQTTGERLRTAREQMGLSQQAVAERLCLKLSTVRDIEEDKAPADLASTFLRGYIRSYARLVHIPEEELLPMMAKQAPLKAAKVQPMQSFSLGKRRKKRDGWLMSITWLILFIVVGLTGAWWWQNHKAQQDEYTTMAEQAGSETTNADGSQNVPLSTGDSQTATAPEATASTTQPTATEAPAVDANANANAQPVAPVQDPNAVVSPGQAPVDSLANGQAPVNGQTAANAQNPAAPATAGQMPTDPAAAATPTADPNALVMNFTADCWLEVTDANGKKLFSGMQRNGGNLSLSGQLPYKLKIGAPAAVQAQFQGKPVDLSRFIRTNQVARLTLKGEETAPAPAMAQ, encoded by the coding sequence ATGAATACTGAAGCCACTCACGAAAACAACGCAGCACAAACTACCGGGGAACGCCTACGGACGGCGCGCGAACAAATGGGACTTAGCCAGCAGGCGGTTGCAGAACGCCTGTGCCTGAAGCTTTCGACCGTTCGTGATATCGAGGAAGATAAAGCTCCTGCCGATCTCGCATCCACATTCTTACGTGGTTATATCCGCTCATATGCTCGTCTGGTGCACATTCCTGAAGAGGAACTGTTGCCGATGATGGCAAAACAGGCCCCACTAAAAGCAGCCAAAGTACAGCCAATGCAGAGCTTCTCGCTAGGAAAACGGCGTAAGAAGCGCGACGGATGGCTGATGAGCATTACCTGGCTTATTCTGTTCATCGTGGTTGGGCTCACCGGCGCATGGTGGTGGCAGAACCACAAGGCGCAGCAGGACGAGTACACTACCATGGCCGAGCAGGCTGGCAGTGAAACAACCAATGCCGACGGTTCTCAGAACGTGCCATTAAGTACCGGTGACAGCCAGACGGCTACTGCTCCAGAAGCTACCGCCAGCACCACTCAGCCGACGGCAACTGAAGCGCCAGCTGTTGATGCCAATGCCAACGCTAACGCCCAGCCGGTTGCTCCGGTTCAGGACCCTAATGCAGTCGTTTCTCCGGGCCAGGCTCCGGTAGACTCACTGGCAAATGGTCAGGCTCCGGTTAATGGTCAGACTGCCGCTAACGCGCAGAATCCAGCGGCTCCGGCAACAGCCGGTCAGATGCCAACCGATCCTGCCGCAGCCGCAACGCCGACTGCCGATCCTAATGCACTGGTTATGAACTTCACCGCTGATTGCTGGCTGGAAGTGACCGATGCTAACGGTAAAAAACTGTTTAGCGGTATGCAGCGTAATGGCGGCAACCTGAGCCTTTCCGGTCAGTTACCGTACAAACTTAAAATCGGCGCTCCGGCTGCCGTCCAGGCTCAGTTCCAGGGTAAACCTGTCGACCTTAGCCGTTTTATCAGAACTAACCAGGTTGCCCGTCTGACTCTGAAAGGTGAAGAAACCGCACCAGCGCCAGCGATGGCTCAGTAA
- the der gene encoding GTPase Der — protein MIPVVALVGRPNVGKSTLFNRLTRTRDALVADFPGLTRDRKYGRAEIEGREYIVIDTGGIDGTEEGVETRMAEQSLQAIEEADVVLFMVDARAGLMPADEGIAQHLRSREKPTFLVANKTDGMDADQAVLDFYSLGLGEIHPIAASHGRGVTSLLEHVLLPWMEDVAPVEEVDEDALYWAQFEAENGTGEELPEEPEDDFNPQDLPIKLAIVGRPNVGKSTLTNRILGEDRVVVYDMPGTTRDSVYIPMQRDEREYILIDTAGVRKRGKITDTVEKFSVIKTLQAIEDANVVLLVIDAREGISDQDLSLLGFILNSGRSLVIVVNKWDGLSQEIKEQVKETLDYRLGFIDFARVHFISALHGSGVGNLFESVREAYDSATRRVSTAMLTRIMTMASEDHQPPLVRGRRVKLKYAHAGGYNPPIVVIHGNQVKDLPDSYKRYLMNYFRKSLEVMGSPIRIQFKEGDNPFAGKRNTLTPNQMRKRKRLIKHIKKGK, from the coding sequence ATGATTCCTGTGGTCGCGCTGGTAGGGCGCCCTAATGTCGGCAAATCTACACTGTTTAACCGGTTAACCCGCACCCGCGATGCGTTGGTAGCGGATTTCCCGGGGCTGACCCGCGATCGCAAATATGGTCGCGCAGAAATAGAGGGCCGCGAGTATATCGTTATCGATACCGGTGGTATTGATGGTACTGAAGAAGGCGTAGAAACCCGCATGGCGGAACAGTCGCTGCAGGCGATTGAAGAGGCCGATGTGGTGCTGTTTATGGTTGATGCGCGCGCTGGCCTGATGCCTGCGGATGAGGGCATTGCCCAGCATCTGCGCTCCCGTGAAAAACCTACTTTCCTGGTGGCGAATAAAACTGATGGTATGGATGCAGACCAGGCGGTGCTGGATTTCTACTCTCTGGGGTTGGGCGAAATCCATCCGATTGCAGCTTCCCACGGGCGCGGTGTAACTTCTCTGCTGGAGCACGTACTGCTGCCGTGGATGGAAGACGTAGCACCGGTGGAAGAAGTCGATGAAGATGCGCTGTATTGGGCGCAGTTTGAGGCTGAAAACGGTACGGGTGAAGAACTTCCTGAAGAGCCGGAAGACGACTTTAACCCTCAGGACCTGCCAATTAAACTGGCGATTGTTGGTCGTCCAAACGTTGGTAAGTCAACGCTTACCAACCGTATTCTCGGTGAAGACCGCGTTGTGGTCTACGACATGCCGGGTACTACCCGCGATAGCGTATATATCCCAATGCAGCGTGATGAGCGGGAATATATCCTGATCGATACCGCCGGGGTGCGTAAGCGCGGCAAAATTACCGATACGGTTGAGAAATTCTCAGTAATCAAAACCCTGCAGGCTATCGAAGATGCTAACGTCGTGCTGCTGGTGATTGATGCCCGCGAAGGTATTTCTGACCAGGATCTGTCCCTGCTTGGCTTTATTCTCAACAGCGGTCGCTCGCTGGTGATTGTGGTCAACAAGTGGGATGGCCTGAGCCAGGAGATTAAAGAACAGGTTAAAGAGACCCTGGATTATCGCCTGGGCTTTATCGATTTCGCACGCGTACACTTCATTTCTGCTCTGCATGGCAGCGGCGTGGGCAACCTGTTTGAATCAGTTCGCGAAGCATACGACAGCGCCACCCGCCGCGTAAGTACTGCGATGCTGACCCGCATTATGACCATGGCAAGCGAAGACCATCAGCCGCCGCTGGTGCGTGGACGCCGCGTGAAGCTGAAATATGCTCATGCCGGTGGTTATAACCCACCGATTGTGGTGATTCACGGAAACCAGGTTAAAGACCTGCCTGATTCATACAAGCGCTATCTGATGAACTACTTCCGTAAATCGCTGGAAGTAATGGGTTCACCGATTCGTATCCAGTTCAAAGAGGGTGATAACCCGTTTGCCGGTAAGCGAAATACTCTGACGCCAAACCAGATGCGTAAACGTAAGCGCCTGATTAAGCACATCAAGAAAGGCAAATAA
- a CDS encoding membrane protein — protein sequence MEIYENENEQRDAIKNFFAENGKALVVGVVLGIGALVGWRYWSNGQVNSARESSLAYDNTVAALQSGKAQDLTAAEKFVAENSNSYGALASLSLAQKFVNQNELAKASAQLQQGLANAKDENLKALINLRLARLQVQQKQADAALKTLESVKGEGWNAIVADLRGEALLSKGDKQGARDAWTKGAASDSSPALREMMQMKINNLSS from the coding sequence GTGGAAATATACGAAAATGAAAATGAGCAGCGTGACGCGATAAAAAACTTTTTCGCGGAAAATGGCAAAGCGCTGGTTGTTGGGGTTGTACTGGGTATCGGTGCGCTGGTTGGCTGGCGTTACTGGAGTAATGGTCAGGTTAACTCTGCTCGCGAATCCTCGCTGGCTTACGATAATACCGTTGCGGCCCTGCAATCCGGCAAAGCTCAGGATCTGACTGCCGCCGAAAAGTTCGTTGCAGAAAACAGCAACTCCTACGGCGCTTTGGCTTCACTCTCTCTGGCGCAAAAGTTTGTTAATCAAAACGAACTTGCTAAGGCCAGCGCCCAGCTGCAGCAGGGTCTGGCAAATGCCAAAGATGAGAATCTTAAAGCTCTGATTAATTTACGCCTGGCACGTCTGCAGGTTCAGCAGAAACAGGCCGATGCTGCACTGAAAACGCTAGAAAGCGTGAAGGGCGAAGGCTGGAACGCGATTGTTGCCGATTTACGTGGCGAAGCGCTGCTGAGCAAAGGCGATAAACAGGGTGCACGTGATGCATGGACGAAAGGGGCCGCCAGCGACTCCTCTCCGGCGCTGCGTGAAATGATGCAAATGAAAATTAACAATCTTTCCAGCTAA